The following DNA comes from Candidatus Dependentiae bacterium.
AATACACCATCTTTAATCCATTCTTGAAATCGACGATGTACAGTACTTGCAGAGACATTAAATATTGGTGGCAATGCCTTCCATTGTATTCCAGTTCGAAATACAAAAAAAACTGCTCTCATAATTTTTTTTGCACTTTTCCTTGGTCTACGAATGCTTTTTTTCTGAGGAATAATCTTTCTTAACTCTTTCCAAAATCTTCTCTTCATGTAAAATCTTTTCATGGAAAATCTCGTTTTTTGATGAATTTTTAACATCTTTTTATCAGCGAGATTTTCCTTTTTTTACAAAATTATTTCAAGATTTTAATTTTGGGATAGGTTCTAAGTTATAATGTATAATTCGTCAAATCTTTTTTTCATCACAAAAAGTATATATTTTTTTCGTAATAACGAAAAAAGGGACCACATAATAACTATGAAGTCCCCTTAAGAAGGGCTATAATACAACTATTAATACTGATTTAGAAAAAATTGCGATGAATTATAGTCTCAAACATTTTGTTCGACTGTTTGCACCTCGTATACGTCAGAGATTTCATCACGCAACGCTTGCTCCACCCCCATTTTAAGTGTTTGTGTTGAAAGTGCACAACCAGCACATGCACCATGCAATTTTACATACACAACACCATCAACATACTTAACAAAAGTAATATCGCCACCATCCATTTGGATATTTGGACGCAATTGCTCTAATACTTGTTCTATTTTGCGTATCCGCTGCTCATCTGTCATACGGTTACACCCACTCCAAACGAGCTATTTTTGCCGTATCACTTGAACGTTGTCCCATGGGTATCACACGAGTATAACCACCAGGTCGATCGATATATTTTGGTGCAACATCTTTAAATAATCGCAATAACGCTTCTTTTTTGTACGGTAACAATGCGTATGCACGACGACGCGCATTGAATGTATTACCAACTCGTGCAATAGTAACAAGCTTCTCTACATAACGCTGAACTTCTTTAACCAGCGCACGAGTAGAAGTTAAATGACCATACGTAATCAAATGAATAGTCTGATTGCGAAGCAATGATCGTTTATGTGAAGATTTTACGTTTAGTTTTTTTCTACCGTTTTGGTGTTTCATTTTTTATAGTCCCTTATTGTTGCTCTTTCTCGTCAAGCACACGTTTGACATCTTCCTCTTTGATATTCATGCCAAAAGAAAGGCCAAATGCTTTCATGCTATCTTTAACTTCATTGAGAGACTTACGGCCAAAATTTTTAATTTTAAGCGTGTCATCTTCAGCAATATTGACCAAATCAATAATACGTTTTATACCAGCGTTTATAAGACAATTATGCGCTCTTACCGAAAGCTCCAACTCATCAATTGGTTTAAGTAATAAGTCGGTCGACATGCCACGTAAGCTAACATTAGCCAATCCACTTGTTTCCTTAATATCCACCTCATCTGATACAGAAGATATTTCATTAAACGGAATTTCTGATGCCTCCAAAAAATGTTCCAGCTGCGTACGTAACACAGAAACACTATAATGTAAAACATCTAAAGGATTCTCTGATCCATCAGTGTGAATTCTAAGTATCAATTTATCATAATCAATATCACCACCAACACGCGTCTTTTCTACATCAAACATTACTTTTTTAATGGGCGAAAACATAGCATCTAGATAGATGCGCCCATCTTCTTGTAATGCTTTATCTACTGGCCACTGCGCTCGTTGATACCCTCGTCCAGGTTCAACAAAGAATTCAATAATAAGCTCACCATCAGATGCAACATGCCCAAGAACGTGGCCTGTATTAACTAACTCCAAATGCTCATCTGCCCGTATGTCAGCTACAGATGCAACAGCATCACCCTTTACACGTAATGACATTTTACCTGGTAAACCAGTTGTATTACGAATAACAACACCTTTTATATTAAGCAACAATTGCATTGTATCTTCTACAACGCCAGGTATTGTTGAAAATTCGTTATTAACACCCTCAATAACTACGGAAGTTACCGCACACCCTTCAACACCACCCAATAGTACACGGCGCAAAGCATTACCCAGTGTCATTCCAAAACCAGGCTCTAACGGCTGTGCAACTAGCTCTCCAAATGAATTGGTAAGTGTTTTTTTGGTCCAAGTTAACTTCGGAACGGTTAATGATTGATACTTCTTCTTTTCCATCTAACCTCCTATCATTACTTAGAATACAACTCTACAATCAAGTGCTCTTCAATTGGTATCTGAATATCCGAACGCACAGGCTCACGTAAAACACGGCCTTTTCGATCGTTTTTATTAAGCTCAAGCCACTCTGGCACTTTGATACCGATATTTAACCTTTTATCCACAACTGTTTTCAAGAAATCTTGTTTACTAAGAGCAGTTGGTGTAAGCGAAATCTCCTCCCCAACAGAAACAATATATGATGGTGAAGAAACTCTTTTACCATTGACACGTACGTGGCCGTGTACAATAATTTGACGCGCCTGTGCTCGAGATGTCGCCATTTTTAGCCGATATACTGTATTATCAAGTCGACGCTCTGCTAAACTTAAAAGCACCTCACCTGGTGCACCTTCTTTTTGTATTGCCATTGCAAAAAAACGTCTAAACTGCTTTTCTCGCATACCATACATACGCTTTACTTTTTGCTTTTCTACAAGCTGCTTGCCGTACTCGGAAAGCTTACGTGTTTGTTTTGCTTTATTAGCATCTTGCCGTGCACTTTTTTCCGTTTCTCTGACAGAAGAACCTTTTACCATGGTACCCTTATATTAATCTTTATCAATAATCTACCCGAGTTATCATACTAACCAACTGCTACAGTAATCTTACACTCTACGTTTTTTAGGCGCACGACACCCGTTGTGAGGTAATGGTGTTACATCACGCAATATCGAAATGTTGAGCCCCGCACCCTGTAAAGAGCGAACTACAGAGTCTCTTCCAGAGCCTGGTCCACGCAAATTTACTTCAACGGTTCTAACACCCATAGCCATCATGTCTTTTGCAAGAACTGTACCAACCTGACCCGCTGCAAATGGTGTCCCTTTGCGAGAACCTTTATAACCAAGCTTTCCAGCACTAGAACGCAATAATACATCACCCTCTAATGTCGTAATACACACAAGAGTATTGTTAAAGCTAGATTGAACATGTGCAATAACAGTATCAACTTTTCTTTTTATTTTTTTTATTTTCTTTTTATACGCCATTCAACGTCCTCTAATGATGTGCTTCTTATATCACGCATTGGATACACGTGCATCTACGCACATTATCATATGTGCTTATTCTGCACATTATTTTTTAGTAGCTTTTTTCTTCAAGGTGATTGCGCACCCTTTTTTCTTCGGTCCCTTCCTCGTACGTGCATTCGTTTTAGTACGCTGCCCACGAGTAGGCAGCCCTGCTTTATGCCGCAAACCACGGTAGCTACCGATTTCTTGAAGACGCTTTATATTCATATTAATTTCTTTACGTAACGCACCCTCGGTAGCATGCTCACCAACTTTGTTTTGAATCTTGACTATTTGCTCGTCACTCAAATCTTTGACTCGTGTGTCCAAAGAAATTTTGAGGTCGTTTAGAATTGCTCGTGAACGAGTCAGTCCTATGCCAAACACATACGTAAGCCCATACTCTATTCTTTTACTCATTGGTAACTGTTGACCTTCAATTCTAGCCATATCTATTTTATCCTTGACGCTGTTTATGTCGTGCGTTTCGCTCACAAATTACTCGAACAACACCTTTACGCTTGATAATACGACAATTATTACACATTTTTTTTACTGATGTTCGCACTTTCATCGTTCATACCTTAATTTTTGTATCGCAGTACAATTCTGCCGCGCGTTAAATCGTATGGAGAAAGCT
Coding sequences within:
- a CDS encoding transposase, whose protein sequence is MKRRFWKELRKIIPQKKSIRRPRKSAKKIMRAVFFVFRTGIQWKALPPIFNVSASTVHRRFQEWIKDGV
- a CDS encoding NifU family protein; protein product: MTDEQRIRKIEQVLEQLRPNIQMDGGDITFVKYVDGVVYVKLHGACAGCALSTQTLKMGVEQALRDEISDVYEVQTVEQNV
- the rplQ gene encoding 50S ribosomal protein L17 encodes the protein MKHQNGRKKLNVKSSHKRSLLRNQTIHLITYGHLTSTRALVKEVQRYVEKLVTIARVGNTFNARRRAYALLPYKKEALLRLFKDVAPKYIDRPGGYTRVIPMGQRSSDTAKIARLEWV
- a CDS encoding DNA-directed RNA polymerase subunit alpha, with amino-acid sequence MEKKKYQSLTVPKLTWTKKTLTNSFGELVAQPLEPGFGMTLGNALRRVLLGGVEGCAVTSVVIEGVNNEFSTIPGVVEDTMQLLLNIKGVVIRNTTGLPGKMSLRVKGDAVASVADIRADEHLELVNTGHVLGHVASDGELIIEFFVEPGRGYQRAQWPVDKALQEDGRIYLDAMFSPIKKVMFDVEKTRVGGDIDYDKLILRIHTDGSENPLDVLHYSVSVLRTQLEHFLEASEIPFNEISSVSDEVDIKETSGLANVSLRGMSTDLLLKPIDELELSVRAHNCLINAGIKRIIDLVNIAEDDTLKIKNFGRKSLNEVKDSMKAFGLSFGMNIKEEDVKRVLDEKEQQ
- the rpsD gene encoding 30S ribosomal protein S4, whose protein sequence is MVKGSSVRETEKSARQDANKAKQTRKLSEYGKQLVEKQKVKRMYGMREKQFRRFFAMAIQKEGAPGEVLLSLAERRLDNTVYRLKMATSRAQARQIIVHGHVRVNGKRVSSPSYIVSVGEEISLTPTALSKQDFLKTVVDKRLNIGIKVPEWLELNKNDRKGRVLREPVRSDIQIPIEEHLIVELYSK
- the rpsK gene encoding 30S ribosomal protein S11 codes for the protein MAYKKKIKKIKRKVDTVIAHVQSSFNNTLVCITTLEGDVLLRSSAGKLGYKGSRKGTPFAAGQVGTVLAKDMMAMGVRTVEVNLRGPGSGRDSVVRSLQGAGLNISILRDVTPLPHNGCRAPKKRRV
- the rpsM gene encoding 30S ribosomal protein S13, coding for MARIEGQQLPMSKRIEYGLTYVFGIGLTRSRAILNDLKISLDTRVKDLSDEQIVKIQNKVGEHATEGALRKEINMNIKRLQEIGSYRGLRHKAGLPTRGQRTKTNARTRKGPKKKGCAITLKKKATKK
- the rpmJ gene encoding 50S ribosomal protein L36; this encodes MKVRTSVKKMCNNCRIIKRKGVVRVICERNARHKQRQG